The region TTCTCAAGCGCATAGGCTAAACGCTGACGGAGCAATTCTGCCGAAAATGGCTTGCAGAGGACCCCGTTTGCTCCAAGTCTGGCGGCACGGATAACGTTTTTCTTGTTGGCTTCGGCAGTTGCCACAAGAACAGGGATATATTTCAGCTCCGGAGATCCTTCAGACCGCAGGGAAACAAGAAATTCATCCCCTGACAGGCCCGGCATAACCCAGTCCAGAATAACGAAATCGGGCACACGGTCACGCACCAGCATCAGACCGGTTTCAGCGCTTTCCGCTTCAATAACGCGAGTAATCCCGATCATGGCCAGAAGGTTGCGCATGATCGACCGCGAAAAGCGGCTGTCATCAACAACAAGCGCACGCATCTCAGACCATTTATCGTCTTTTTGTGTCATTCTTGATCCGTCAGCTACCCAGCTCATATGCGGTCGGGAATGCCCCTTTCCCGATAAAATCAGTAGCTCCAACCTAGTGAGGAAAGTCTTTATATTTATCTATTTGCATGCGTAAAGACGCCTCCCCACCCCTTTTCAGAAGTGCCACAGGGTTAATTTTCTTCTAACAGGGGCAGACGCGTCTCCATAAAGCGATCCTGATGCCTGTTCTCTCCGTATTTATAGGCCTGAACCCTGGTCTATAGCCTAGACTTTTCCCACCGACGCCCTATGTTTCAGACAATCGAGCCCTCAATGATTTTCCAACCCAAGGCACCTTCAATGCAGCATACGCTTCCTGGCGGCCACCCCGATGTAAACTATGGCAAAATCGGAGTGTTGCTGATCAATCTGGGAACACCGGATGCGACCGATTACTGGTCCATGCGCCGTTATCTGAAAGAGTTTCTGTCTGACCGGCGGGTCATTGAAGCGCCGCGCCTTGTCTGGTGGTTTGTGCTGAACGGCATCATTCTCACCACCCGTCCGAGCAAGTCCGGTGAGGCGTATGATGAAATCTGGAACAAGGATCTGGATGAATCGCCCTTGCGTACCATCACCCGCTCACAGGCAGAAAAGCTTACAGCTGACATGGCTGGTGTCGATGAGCGGATTGTTGTGGATTGGGGGATGCGGTACGGCAATCCGTCTATCAAGTCCCGTCTGGAAGCTCTGCAGAAACAGGGATGTGAGCGTATCCTTCTGATGCCGCTCTATCCGCAGTATAGTGCAGCCACAACGGGCACCGCCAACGACAAGGCGTTTGAAGCCCTGATGCAGATGCGCTGGCAGCCGGCTGTGCGGACATTGCCACCTTATCATGATCATCCGTCATATATCGAGGCACTGGCCGTCTCGCTTGAGAAGGGCGTTGCTGCGCTGGATTTTGAGCCCGAAGTCATTCTGACAAGCTATCACGGTCTGCCGAAAAGCTATTTTGACAAGGGTGACCCCTATCACTGCCATTGCTACAAGACGACCCGTCTGTTGCGTGAACGGCTTGGCTGGTCGGAAGACTTCCTGCGGGTGACATTCCAGTCGCGCTTCGGCAAGGAAGAATGGCTTCAGCCCTATACAGATGAAACGGTGATGGCGCTGGCAAAATCCGGTGTCAAACGCATGGCCGTCATCACGCCTGGTTTCTCGGCTGATTGTGTTGAGACTCTTGAGGAAATCGCCGGTGAGAATGCCGAATATTTCCACGAGAACGGCGGTGAACAATTCGCGGCTATCCCCTGCCTCAATGACAGTGAGGAAGGTATGGCTGTTA is a window of Coralliovum pocilloporae DNA encoding:
- the hemH gene encoding ferrochelatase → MQHTLPGGHPDVNYGKIGVLLINLGTPDATDYWSMRRYLKEFLSDRRVIEAPRLVWWFVLNGIILTTRPSKSGEAYDEIWNKDLDESPLRTITRSQAEKLTADMAGVDERIVVDWGMRYGNPSIKSRLEALQKQGCERILLMPLYPQYSAATTGTANDKAFEALMQMRWQPAVRTLPPYHDHPSYIEALAVSLEKGVAALDFEPEVILTSYHGLPKSYFDKGDPYHCHCYKTTRLLRERLGWSEDFLRVTFQSRFGKEEWLQPYTDETVMALAKSGVKRMAVITPGFSADCVETLEEIAGENAEYFHENGGEQFAAIPCLNDSEEGMAVIRDLALNELKGWL
- a CDS encoding response regulator, producing MTQKDDKWSEMRALVVDDSRFSRSIMRNLLAMIGITRVIEAESAETGLMLVRDRVPDFVILDWVMPGLSGDEFLVSLRSEGSPELKYIPVLVATAEANKKNVIRAARLGANGVLCKPFSAELLRQRLAYALENQFALLTPPAKRRKSYVTLPPMPSAAPNYGPASQAPSPPKVRPERPEPQEEETILLL